A part of Haliotis asinina isolate JCU_RB_2024 chromosome 10, JCU_Hal_asi_v2, whole genome shotgun sequence genomic DNA contains:
- the LOC137298013 gene encoding uncharacterized protein, translating to MLNTTATPLTPKGGMHVLWLPSVLVATLMLGFLAISFSHHIRRVRRKKQIMWDYMSLQIDVKRCRISANLCNTYSMPLRQLASSVRVHLMEEPDLQAKNQSTCPLPQASGAVPLTGKLRPRGVVSDRMSPDLEWRGEDFVDGGGWDDSVRIRVDLLCDSCREHLIMRPMFYISEDSQSVIMGDMAENLVTRDYIPREQGTRTMEGSNPRPLLSNHFQSVNSDDDTGPGKSRSPFVPRVPTVTVTDMSDIELDSFQQDTISVESFDHSCESIASYGKRRKRRTKVLLSADDIGDHHDVTSELNTTSFDEVDLRPHDQNTLSSPTMDGNSSPIKHREFWKFFSKRSRRKSPKKSKKPVLTKQDRIVPASDVFSKSMDDINRNSFKRKDGNLYLRRQLFAKNKSVEKTAFVLDSHVRMFPDGNDRVMASQECLKPLKSLSSDGSAQGVIHEHSYGNQLQNPTSESNIRQKRLGFVSGQQCNKSCDGVIQTSERSDVMGRVTLNQDGSYTRASSFDSTLKQSFRRLASFRESHSARDRQDNQTRRSSSALSFPSTPAVSPRPHRPALGAGTNQESFG from the coding sequence ATGTTGAACACAACAGCGACCCCTCTCACGCCCAAAGGTGGCATGCACGTGCTGTGGTTACCGTCGGTCCTGGTTGCCACACTGATGCTGGGGTTCCTTGCAATTTCTTTCTCTCATCACATTCGTCGGGTCCGTCGCAAGAAACAAATTATGTGGGACTACATGTCTTTACAAATTGACGTCAAGCGATGTAGGATATCGGCCAACCTGTGTAACACCTATTCCATGCCCTTACGACAGCTAGCCTCGTCGGTGAGGGTGCATTTGATGGAGGAACCAGATCTTCAAGCGAAGAACCAGTCCACCTGTCCTCTCCCTCAAGCCAGTGGTGCAGTTCCCCTTACTGGTAAACTGAGGCCCAGGGGAGTCGTGAGTGATCGGATGTCCCCGGATTTGGAGTGGCGGGGTGAGGATTTCGTTGATGGGGGTGGCTGGGACGATTCGGTACGGATCAGAGTCGACCTATTGTGTGACAGCTGCAGGGAACATCTTATAATGAGACCCATGTTTTATATTTCGGAAGATTCGCAGTCTGTTATCATGGGAGACATGGCGGAGAACCTAGTAACACGTGATTATATCCCTAGAGAACAAGGTACACGGACCATGGagggttcgaacccacggcccCTCCTCTCAAATCATTTCCAGAGTGTCAATTCAGACGATGATACGGGTCCCGGTAAAAGTCGAAGTCCATTTGTGCCAAGGGTGCCGACTGTAACCGTTACGGATATGTCTGACATTGAACTCGATTCCTTTCAGCAGGACACAATCTCAGTAGAGAGCTTCGACCATTCCTGTGAGTCAATTGCTTCGTATGGAAAAAGACGTAAACGAAGGACAAAGGTGTTATTGTCAGCAGACGACATTGGAGATCACCACGACGTCACGTCTGAGCTGAATACGACGTCGTTTGATGAAGTCGATTTGCGTCCACATGatcaaaatacattatcaagTCCGACAATGGATGGTAACAGTTCTCCTATAAAACACAGAGAATTTTGGAAGTTCTTCTCAAAACGCTCGAGACGAAAATCACCCAAAAAGTCAAAGAAGCCAGTTTTGACAAAGCAAGACAGGATAGTGCCAGCGTCAGATGTCTTCTCAAAGTCAATGGATGATATCAACAGAAATTCATTTAAGCGGAAAGATGGGAATTTATATTTAAGAAGACAACTCTTTGCCAAAAACAAATCAGTAGAGAAAACGGCCTTTGTTTTAGACAGCCATGTTCGAATGTTTCCAGATGGGAATGATAGGGTAATGGCGTCTCAGGAGTGCCTCAAGCCTTTGAAGTCACTCAGCTCGGACGGCTCGGCTCAGGGCGTAATTCATGAGCATTCTTATGGCAATCAGCTACAAAACCCAACAAGCGAGTCCAACATACGACAAAAACGCCTTGGCTTTGTTTCCGGTCAGCAATGCAATAAGTCCTGTGACGGCGTCATACAAACGTCGGAACGCTCTGACGTCATGGGCCGAGTGACGTTAAACCAAGATGGCTCCTATACCAGGGCATCGAGTTTTGACTCGACCTTGAAACAATCCTTCAGAAGGCTTGCCAGTTTTAGGGAATCGCACTCAGCCCGTGATCGCCAAGACAATCAG